TGTGGCGTCCTTGCGCTTCGGCCTTGGCTGTTATGGTTTCACGGTATGCAATACGAGGTTTTTTAGTATCTACGGATACGCCGTACCTCTTCTTGAGTTTAGAGAGGATTACGTCCAGATGAAGCTCACCCATACCTGATATAAGCTGCTGTTTAAGTTCAGGATCGAATCTGTAAGTGAAGGTAGGATCTTCATCGTGGAGTCTGGCGAGGGCGTTAGAGACCTTTTCTTCGTCTCCCTTGGACTGGGGAACGACAGCAACCGAGATGGGCGGGTTCGGGAATGTGAGTTTACCGATGGAGAGTTTTGGCCCTGATGTGAGAGTGTCGCCAGTACCTGTTGATTTAAGCTTTACGAGTCCCGCAATCATGCCTGCTGTAAGCTTACCAGCGTCACTGCGTTCGCGTCCTTGAAGGGCAAGTATCTGACCGATTCGTTCAGACGAGCCCTGGTCGATGTTTTGAAGGGTGCTTCCGGAGGATATCTCTCCTGAGAATACCCTCGTGTAGAGCAAATCACCTAGATGGGGGTCCGAGACCGTCTTAAATACGTAAGCAAGGGTATCCTTCGAGCCTTGAATAACGAACTCGGCATCCTGTCCATCCTTTTTGAGTTTGAGCGCAGGTACTTCGAGAGGAGAAGGGAAGAAGCCTACGATAAAATCGCACAACGCCTGAACGCCTGTCGTCGAAAGAGCGTCGCCTGCAAAAAGAGGGTAAAGCTTACCCTCTGCAAGACCCTTTTTGAAAACAGGCAGCAGCTGTTCGGTGGTCGGGATATTGCCTTCAAGATACGATTCGAGAAGTTTCTCGTCAAGCTCGGCGACAGCTTCGATGAGTTTTTCCTTATAGCTGTTGAATTCCGCTTTGAGTGCGTCAGGGATATCCTGCGTCTCAGTCTTACCGTCTTTTGTAGTGTAGACCTTTTCAGCAAGAAGTGATACCACCCCGGTCAGGCCGGAACCTGAACCTACAGGTATTGTTACTGGTGCAACCGATGTGCCGAACGCCTCAACCATCTGTTTGAAGGTAGTGGAAAAATCCGTATCCGGCTTGGAAAGCTTGTTTATGAAAATAGCCTTCCCTTTTCGCTCATCGGTAAGACGCCTCCAACCCATCTCAGTGCCTACGCCGATTCCGGACGCGGCGTCAATCACGACAATCCCTACATCTACGGCTCGAGAACCGGAGATCATCTCTCCGGCAAAATCGGCATAACCCGGTGTATCTACAATACTTAGAAGATGATTCTGATATTCGCACGATGCAACAGCAAGGCTAAGACTGTTCCTGCGTTCTATCTCTTCTTCATCGAAGTCGAATATGGATGTTCCGTTGTCTACCCTGCCTTGTCTGGAGTTCGCACCCGTTAAAAAGAGAATCGCATCGGCTAAGGTGGTTTTTCCGGAACCACCGTGGCCGAAGAATCCGAATGTTCTTGTATTCTTAGGATCCTTAGCGCTCACAAGTCCTCCTTCAGGAAAATTTTATAATCTCCGCTGCCTTCGCGGAATCAAGACTTTCGATAACGGCGTTCAGGAGTCTAACGAGCGCTATGTAATCTTCTTCGTATATGACCCCTACATGTGAATGAATATAGCGGGCCGGAAGTCCTAAAGCAATGGAAGGCACGCCTGTTTTGGTTACGTGAATGGCGCCCGAATCGTATCCTCCTCTCAGAGATGCGAGGTGATATTTTATACCTGTAGCTTCTGCCGTCTCGCATACAAAATCCCTGAACGCAAGGTTGGGAATCATCGTAGAGTCGTAAATCAAGACTGCTGCGCCTGCACCGAAGCGTTCAAGGGCGTCGGAGTCGTCGCCCGGAGCGTCTGAGGAGAGAGAAACATCTATAGCGATTGAGATATCCGGTTCCACCGCTCCTGCGACCGTTTTAGCCCCACGAAGGCCGACCTCTTCCTGAACGGTCCCTGCCAGATATAGACGTGATTTGTGCTTGGGTAATTTCTGCGCTATCTCTACAAGAGCGGCGCAGCCTACACGATCATCCCATGCCTTTGCAGCGAGTATTCCGTTCGCCAGAGGCGTAAATGGTGATACCGGGACAATCGGATCGCCCGGTCTGACCCCGGTAGATTCAAGCGAGTTCTCGCCGA
This is a stretch of genomic DNA from bacterium. It encodes these proteins:
- a CDS encoding M42 family metallopeptidase, translated to MTRYFGKNLEVTTDRLGSVIGYREGDSKGPKLLLAAHMDEVGFMVKKITKQGYIYFLPLGGWWPQVLLSQRVKVRTRKGDFDGIVGSKAPHAMKEEERKKVPEMDNLFIDIGVLGENSLESTGVRPGDPIVPVSPFTPLANGILAAKAWDDRVGCAALVEIAQKLPKHKSRLYLAGTVQEEVGLRGAKTVAGAVEPDISIAIDVSLSSDAPGDDSDALERFGAGAAVLIYDSTMIPNLAFRDFVCETAEATGIKYHLASLRGGYDSGAIHVTKTGVPSIALGLPARYIHSHVGVIYEEDYIALVRLLNAVIESLDSAKAAEIIKFS
- the fusA gene encoding elongation factor G; the encoded protein is MSAKDPKNTRTFGFFGHGGSGKTTLADAILFLTGANSRQGRVDNGTSIFDFDEEEIERRNSLSLAVASCEYQNHLLSIVDTPGYADFAGEMISGSRAVDVGIVVIDAASGIGVGTEMGWRRLTDERKGKAIFINKLSKPDTDFSTTFKQMVEAFGTSVAPVTIPVGSGSGLTGVVSLLAEKVYTTKDGKTETQDIPDALKAEFNSYKEKLIEAVAELDEKLLESYLEGNIPTTEQLLPVFKKGLAEGKLYPLFAGDALSTTGVQALCDFIVGFFPSPLEVPALKLKKDGQDAEFVIQGSKDTLAYVFKTVSDPHLGDLLYTRVFSGEISSGSTLQNIDQGSSERIGQILALQGRERSDAGKLTAGMIAGLVKLKSTGTGDTLTSGPKLSIGKLTFPNPPISVAVVPQSKGDEEKVSNALARLHDEDPTFTYRFDPELKQQLISGMGELHLDVILSKLKKRYGVSVDTKKPRIAYRETITAKAEAQGRHKKQSGGRGQFGDVFLRTEPLPRGSGVEFVDEIYGGAVPKNYIPAVEKGVREFVTQGILAGYQMVDIRVTLYDGSYHTVDSSEIAFKLASQIAMKACCEKAKPILLEPILYVEVTVPEEFMGDVIGDLNSRRGRIQGMDAIGRNQVVKATVPEAEMYKYATTLRSVTQGRGFFTAQFDHYDPVPTEVSAKVVEEAKKAKEE